From Burkholderiales bacterium, the proteins below share one genomic window:
- the purN gene encoding phosphoribosylglycinamide formyltransferase yields MKSFVILISGRGSNLRAILEAGLADRVAAVISNNPLAAGLEFARARGIPTRVVDHRHYARREDFDAALRSVIEEYTPDLVVLAGFMRVLTADFVNHYAGRMINIHPSLLPLFPGLDTHRRALAAGVRVHGCTVHFVTPTVDHGPIIAQAAVPVFDGDTPERLASRVLEQEHRLYPAVIRWFLEGRILLKEDGRVEVTKAGASCGALLAPWDA; encoded by the coding sequence GTGAAATCCTTCGTCATCCTCATCTCCGGCCGCGGCAGCAATCTGCGCGCCATCCTCGAGGCGGGGCTTGCCGACCGGGTTGCCGCGGTGATCAGCAACAATCCCCTCGCCGCCGGGCTTGAGTTCGCCCGCGCCCGGGGCATCCCCACGCGGGTGGTGGATCACCGGCACTATGCGCGGCGGGAGGATTTCGATGCCGCACTCCGCAGCGTCATCGAGGAATACACGCCCGATCTCGTCGTGCTGGCCGGTTTCATGCGGGTGCTCACGGCGGATTTCGTCAACCATTACGCGGGGCGCATGATCAACATCCATCCCTCCCTGCTGCCCCTCTTCCCTGGTCTCGACACCCACCGGCGGGCCCTTGCAGCAGGGGTGCGCGTTCACGGCTGCACGGTGCATTTCGTCACACCCACCGTGGACCATGGTCCCATCATCGCCCAGGCCGCCGTACCTGTCTTCGACGGCGACACCCCCGAGCGGCTGGCCTCTCGGGTGTTGGAACAGGAACACCGTCTCTATCCGGCGGTGATCCGCTGGTTCCTGGAGGGACGCATCCTTCTCAAGGAAGACGGCCGCGTCGAGGTGACGAAAGCCGGCGCCTCCTGCGGCGCGCTGCTTGCTCCCTGGGACGCATGA
- a CDS encoding DUF3108 domain-containing protein translates to MRKVIALLLVAASLTAQAAPGRITAHYSLTRNGQELAEVVEVFTQDRGRYRIESVTQAVGVLRLLTRENIRFLSEGRVTHNGLQPLHFEHHRGAAPARRIIADFDWKARQARLQHDGEEEILPISPGLQDRLSLMYQFMFLKLDKPVLVFDMTNGRRISRYTYRRVEEGELVTPAGSFRTVQWSRVREPGDEGTDVWLALDRHQLPVKIVFEEEGGARLTQVLTRLLVQ, encoded by the coding sequence ATGAGGAAAGTCATCGCGCTCCTGCTCGTCGCGGCAAGCCTCACGGCCCAGGCGGCGCCCGGCCGCATCACCGCCCATTACAGCCTGACCCGCAACGGTCAGGAACTGGCCGAGGTGGTGGAAGTCTTTACCCAAGACAGGGGTCGTTACCGCATCGAGAGCGTCACTCAGGCCGTGGGTGTCTTGCGCCTCCTCACCCGGGAAAACATCCGCTTCCTCTCCGAAGGGCGGGTGACCCACAATGGACTTCAGCCCCTGCACTTCGAGCACCACCGGGGAGCGGCGCCGGCGCGCCGCATCATCGCCGATTTCGACTGGAAGGCCCGGCAGGCGCGCCTTCAGCACGACGGAGAGGAGGAGATCCTGCCCATTTCCCCGGGGCTGCAGGACCGCTTGAGCCTCATGTATCAGTTCATGTTTCTCAAGCTCGACAAACCCGTGCTCGTCTTCGACATGACCAATGGGCGCAGAATCAGCCGCTACACCTACCGGCGAGTGGAGGAAGGGGAGCTGGTCACGCCCGCCGGCTCCTTTCGCACCGTGCAGTGGAGTCGCGTACGGGAGCCCGGCGATGAGGGTACCGACGTGTGGCTGGCCCTCGACCGCCACCAGCTGCCGGTGAAAATCGTCTTCGAGGAGGAAGGGGGGGCGCGGCTCACCCAGGTGCTCACCCGCCTTCTCGTCCAGTGA